DNA from Streptomyces luteogriseus:
CCGAGGGCCTTCAGCGGGAGGCACACGTGCTACCTGTTCCTCCCTGCGGAGTTGGCTTTAGAGAGGCGTAGCGATGTCATGCGCGGCGGTGAAACCCTCCGTGATCAGGGTCTGCGGGGTTGCTGCACGCGCAAGGGAGTGCTGCCAGGCGAGGATGTCGTCCGGCACCTGCCGGGTGGCCGGCCTCGTGCGGTTGCGGACCCGGCAGGTGTCGAGGTGGGGAAGGAAGCGGAGGGCGACGATGGGGCGTCCGTGGCGGCGGGCCCGCTGAACGATCCCGGCCCGGACGCGCGACTCCACGTTCGTGGATGCGAGATAGAGGGTGGTCCCCTCGCTTGGATGCATCTCCAGCAGGATGTTCTGCTCTGCCACGGCGGCCGGGGTGAGGGACTGGTCGCCCGCGTCGTCTTCCCTGTTGGATCGACGTGTTGGAGCCGATCGAGCAGGGGTGGATTGGGTGCCGGGCTGGCGTCCGTACTGCTCACGACCGCCACTACCAGGAGCCGCCCTCATGAGCCCCACCCCGGACGAACGCGACCGCATCCGCGCCGCGATGGACCGCATCCTGCACGGACGCCCCGAACGCTGCGACGGCGCGCTGACCATCGTCGCCCTCGCCCTCGAAGCCGGCGTCCCACGCAACGCGCTCACCCAGCGCCACACCGACCTGAAGAACGAGTTCTACGCCGAGGTCCGAGCGTGCGGCGGCACCCCGGACAGCGAACGACGTCTAGGCACACAGGCCCGCCGCCTCAAGGAACTCCGGGCAGCTGACGCCGAGAAGATCGCCCGGC
Protein-coding regions in this window:
- a CDS encoding AAA family ATPase, with amino-acid sequence MVSAPSQRSGRPCRMRSIAARMRSRSSGVGLMRAAPGSGGREQYGRQPGTQSTPARSAPTRRSNREDDAGDQSLTPAAVAEQNILLEMHPSEGTTLYLASTNVESRVRAGIVQRARRHGRPIVALRFLPHLDTCRVRNRTRPATRQVPDDILAWQHSLARAATPQTLITEGFTAAHDIATPL